In Allomuricauda ruestringensis DSM 13258, the following proteins share a genomic window:
- a CDS encoding GHMP kinase: protein MIEIKVPARICFYGDHQDYLGLPVIAGTIDRFINLKANPNSDRKYLLKLLDLKDELSISLDDGLKQVQADDYFRSVMVVLKEQGFQLDQGYDIEISGNIPVNAGLSSSSALVVAWIRFLVATQGKSEDISDYQIGRWAYEAEVLFFDQPGGLMDQYTIAQKGLIYIDTQSGESTRLNADLGKLLVAESGVPKKTLEVLKNARVYAQEAVDAVKKVHPEFVLEESCLSDYEKYIDLVPEEFQGYWYATIYNYHITLEAKKELLKPNPNISALGDLMNQHQIILQNQIKNTPSEMVEMMDVAREMGALGTKIIGSGGGGCMVAMVTDAVEEQVKQAFLDKGAKAVYAVELTS, encoded by the coding sequence ATGATTGAAATAAAAGTCCCGGCCCGAATCTGTTTTTACGGAGACCATCAAGATTATTTGGGATTGCCCGTCATTGCAGGTACCATTGACCGCTTCATCAATTTAAAGGCGAACCCGAATTCTGATAGGAAATACCTTTTGAAGTTGTTGGATTTAAAGGACGAGTTGTCCATTTCTTTGGATGATGGTTTGAAACAAGTGCAAGCCGATGATTACTTCAGGTCGGTAATGGTAGTTTTAAAAGAGCAAGGTTTCCAACTTGACCAAGGTTACGACATCGAAATTTCAGGAAACATTCCCGTGAATGCAGGATTATCCAGTTCTTCGGCCTTGGTAGTGGCCTGGATCCGTTTTTTGGTGGCGACACAGGGGAAATCGGAAGATATCAGTGATTATCAAATTGGGAGATGGGCGTATGAGGCCGAAGTGTTGTTTTTTGATCAACCCGGAGGTTTGATGGATCAGTACACCATCGCACAAAAAGGACTTATTTATATCGACACCCAAAGTGGGGAAAGCACACGTTTGAATGCTGATTTGGGCAAACTGTTGGTTGCTGAATCGGGCGTTCCAAAAAAAACCTTGGAAGTGCTCAAAAATGCACGAGTGTACGCACAAGAAGCGGTGGATGCCGTTAAAAAGGTACATCCTGAATTTGTTTTGGAAGAATCATGTTTGAGTGATTATGAAAAATACATCGACTTGGTGCCAGAGGAGTTTCAGGGGTATTGGTATGCCACGATTTACAACTATCACATCACTTTGGAAGCAAAAAAAGAGCTGTTGAAGCCAAACCCAAATATTTCAGCTTTGGGAGATTTAATGAACCAGCACCAAATCATTCTTCAAAATCAAATCAAGAATACACCATCGGAAATGGTGGAAATGATGGATGTTGCCCGTGAGATGGGTGCATTGGGAACAAAAATAATCGGTTCGGGAGGTGGAGGTTGTATGGTGGCCATGGTAACTGATGCTGTCGAGGAACAGGTAAAACAGGCGTTTTTGGACAAAGGCGCCAAAGCGGTGTATGCTGTAGAATTAACAAGTTAA
- a CDS encoding sugar phosphate nucleotidyltransferase → MENTSLIIMVGGESSRMKRSLKTKEGQKGIMDNIPHKSLIPVGKNGRPFLYYLVQNAVEAGYAKLYLITSPENQAFQSLIDNKDLPVGLEVFLAVQSVPEGRKKPLGTADALQQCLDQYPELKQTIFTVCNGDNLYSVGALKDLRQDRTAPHALISYGSSGFDYTEERIAKFAVMDISSDGFLQQIIEKPNVWDVPKYKDASGELRVSMNIFSFSGETIYPYLKNCPVDPVRDEKELPKAVAILVGEQPRSVLCIPRSEHIPDLTDANDIQLFKNLE, encoded by the coding sequence ATGGAGAATACAAGTTTGATCATTATGGTGGGAGGGGAGTCTTCCCGAATGAAGCGGAGTTTAAAAACTAAGGAGGGCCAAAAAGGGATCATGGACAATATCCCCCATAAAAGTTTGATTCCCGTAGGGAAAAATGGAAGGCCCTTCTTGTACTACTTGGTACAGAATGCCGTGGAAGCAGGTTACGCCAAACTGTATTTGATCACTAGTCCCGAGAACCAAGCATTTCAAAGTTTGATTGATAATAAGGATCTTCCTGTCGGGTTGGAAGTGTTTTTGGCAGTGCAAAGTGTGCCCGAGGGAAGAAAAAAACCATTGGGTACCGCCGATGCCCTTCAACAATGTTTGGACCAATACCCAGAGTTGAAACAGACCATTTTTACCGTTTGCAATGGGGATAACCTATACTCTGTGGGTGCTTTAAAAGATTTGAGACAAGACAGAACAGCACCACATGCCTTGATCAGTTATGGCAGTTCAGGCTTTGACTATACCGAAGAGCGCATTGCCAAATTTGCCGTGATGGACATTTCTTCGGATGGATTTCTACAGCAGATCATTGAAAAACCAAATGTATGGGATGTGCCCAAATATAAAGATGCCTCAGGCGAGCTTCGGGTGAGCATGAACATTTTTAGTTTTTCCGGAGAAACCATATATCCGTATTTAAAAAATTGCCCTGTAGACCCTGTCCGAGATGAAAAGGAACTCCCCAAAGCAGTAGCTATTTTGGTTGGCGAACAACCACGGAGCGTACTTTGTATACCCCGCTCCGAACACATTCCAGATTTAACGGATGCCAATGATATTCAATTATTTAAAAATTTAGAGTAA
- a CDS encoding sterol desaturase family protein → MESYATALLYATPFFIGLVLFEILYGRFVKDQKHNLMDTVSSLSSGLTNVVKDSLGLVLILVSYPFLLEHLALIEIKATWLVWVVAFIALDFAGYWNHRLSHHINFFWNQHVIHHSSEEFNLACALRQPISNLLGYYALLLVPAALLGVPHQVIAVLAPIHLFAQFWYHTQYIGKMGFLEYVIVTPSQHRVHHAINKEYIDKNLGQIFCVWDRMFGTFQEELDEVPPQYGVLKPANTWNPIIINFQHLWRLTQDAWRTKNYWDKLRIWFMPTGWRPQDVKEKYPVAIIENVYNFRKYKPQASSSLKGYSLFQLAITTILMLFMFYNYSDIGFEGLLLFGAFIFVGIYGYTTLMDRKNYAVWIEVIRGVGGLVLIYFTRDWFGINAYLSMGSYFVAFYFLITIFGGIYFTYFEKSFIATDLAS, encoded by the coding sequence ATGGAATCGTATGCAACGGCATTGTTATATGCTACACCATTTTTTATTGGCCTAGTACTTTTTGAGATACTTTACGGCCGATTTGTAAAAGATCAGAAACACAATCTCATGGATACCGTGAGTAGCCTTAGCTCGGGTTTGACCAATGTGGTGAAAGATTCTTTGGGGCTTGTGCTCATTCTGGTCAGTTATCCTTTTTTATTGGAGCATTTGGCGCTTATTGAAATTAAGGCAACTTGGTTGGTTTGGGTGGTGGCCTTTATTGCTTTGGACTTTGCGGGCTACTGGAATCACAGGTTAAGCCATCATATCAACTTTTTTTGGAACCAACATGTGATTCATCACAGTAGCGAGGAATTTAATTTAGCGTGTGCGCTTCGGCAGCCTATTTCCAATTTGTTGGGCTATTATGCGCTATTATTGGTTCCGGCCGCTCTTTTGGGTGTTCCCCACCAAGTTATTGCTGTACTGGCACCTATTCATCTTTTTGCTCAGTTTTGGTATCATACCCAGTATATTGGAAAAATGGGCTTTTTGGAATACGTGATTGTTACTCCCTCGCAACATCGGGTGCATCATGCCATCAATAAAGAGTACATTGATAAAAACCTCGGACAGATTTTTTGTGTTTGGGACCGAATGTTCGGGACTTTTCAAGAGGAATTGGATGAGGTTCCACCGCAATACGGAGTGCTGAAACCCGCCAACACATGGAATCCCATCATTATTAACTTTCAACATTTATGGCGATTGACCCAAGATGCATGGCGAACCAAAAACTATTGGGATAAGTTACGAATCTGGTTTATGCCTACGGGTTGGCGGCCACAGGATGTAAAAGAGAAATATCCTGTTGCCATTATTGAGAATGTATATAATTTCAGGAAGTATAAACCTCAAGCATCCTCTTCCCTTAAAGGATATTCACTCTTTCAACTGGCCATTACCACCATTTTGATGCTTTTTATGTTCTACAACTACTCAGATATTGGTTTTGAGGGACTCTTGTTGTTCGGTGCGTTTATTTTTGTGGGTATTTATGGATACACTACCTTGATGGATCGTAAAAATTATGCAGTTTGGATTGAAGTGATTCGAGGAGTAGGGGGATTGGTCTTGATTTATTTTACTAGGGACTGGTTCGGAATCAATGCGTATCTTTCCATGGGAAGCTATTTTGTGGCTTTTTATTTTTTGATCACCATTTTTGGAGGTATCTACTTTACCTACTTTGAGAAGTCGTTTATTGCTACAGATTTGGCTTCTTAG
- a CDS encoding acyl-CoA-binding protein produces the protein MIDKELHKRFNDAVDFVNDYTDPLPADLLLKLYAYFKIANKNFDNPGSRTPLINAFKANALFQAKRISVEEAMEKYVELVEKELKIL, from the coding sequence ATGATTGACAAAGAGCTACATAAAAGGTTCAACGATGCCGTTGACTTTGTTAACGACTACACAGACCCACTACCAGCGGACCTGTTATTAAAACTGTACGCCTATTTTAAGATAGCGAACAAAAATTTCGACAATCCAGGGAGCAGAACCCCACTCATTAATGCATTTAAGGCCAACGCGCTGTTTCAAGCCAAAAGAATCAGTGTAGAGGAGGCCATGGAAAAATATGTGGAACTAGTGGAGAAAGAACTAAAAATACTCTAA
- a CDS encoding phosphatidylserine decarboxylase family protein has translation MFHKEGQKIIITTFFLVVAAVLVAQYYIDVEWIRFAVQIAALFLLIAILQFFRNPKRLVSPNFDEILAPVDGKVVVIEEVDEPEYFKERRKQVSIFMSPTNVHVTRYPASGTVTYSKYHPGKYLVAWHPKSSTDNERTTIILHTPKFGEIGYRQIAGAMARRIVNYAEEGEQVTQGEDSGFIKFGSRVDLLLPLDCDITVKLNQKVVGARTCIASVRPLDD, from the coding sequence ATGTTTCATAAAGAGGGGCAAAAAATTATTATCACCACTTTTTTTCTAGTGGTAGCTGCCGTATTGGTCGCACAGTATTATATTGATGTGGAATGGATTCGTTTTGCCGTTCAAATAGCCGCATTGTTTCTTTTGATTGCAATTCTGCAGTTTTTTAGAAACCCGAAAAGATTGGTCTCCCCCAATTTTGATGAAATCCTGGCCCCCGTTGATGGTAAGGTCGTTGTTATCGAAGAAGTTGATGAACCCGAATACTTCAAAGAAAGAAGAAAACAGGTATCCATATTTATGTCGCCAACCAATGTACATGTAACCCGATACCCTGCCAGTGGCACGGTGACCTATTCCAAATACCACCCTGGAAAATATTTGGTGGCCTGGCACCCAAAATCCAGTACCGATAACGAACGTACCACCATAATACTGCACACCCCTAAATTTGGCGAAATAGGATACAGGCAGATTGCCGGTGCCATGGCACGTAGAATTGTAAACTATGCCGAAGAAGGCGAACAAGTAACCCAAGGGGAAGATTCAGGTTTTATAAAATTTGGTTCTCGGGTTGACCTTTTATTGCCCCTTGATTGTGACATCACTGTTAAACTAAACCAAAAAGTAGTTGGGGCACGTACCTGTATTGCTTCCGTAAGACCTTTGGATGATTGA
- a CDS encoding phosphatidate cytidylyltransferase, whose translation MREILRRSITGVIYVVLLLGAVFLSSDAFDFLFMAFGLACLYEYKRIVRLKGYYMFAAYLALWWVFIYLTNDSTAVNLLMLCTIAVDLALLMFLFSKKPRKFNNLQKFTIGLFYIGGGCIFLTMIPYKHDEFAQFLIMGIFILIWVNDTFAYLVGRTLGRSKLFPAVSPKKTIEGSVGGLIFALVAAYFLSWYETKLSVTEWMAMACLIVVAGSLGDLLESKFKRMAGVKDSGAILPGHGGIWDRLDSLVFAAPFAYLILNIFSYVS comes from the coding sequence ATGAGAGAAATTTTAAGACGCTCCATAACAGGGGTGATTTATGTGGTACTTCTGCTAGGCGCGGTATTTTTAAGTTCGGACGCTTTCGACTTTCTTTTTATGGCATTTGGTTTGGCCTGCCTCTATGAATATAAGCGTATAGTTCGCCTTAAGGGGTATTATATGTTTGCAGCATATTTGGCACTTTGGTGGGTTTTTATCTACTTGACCAACGATAGCACAGCGGTAAACTTGTTGATGCTTTGCACCATAGCAGTGGACCTAGCACTGTTAATGTTCCTGTTTTCGAAAAAACCGAGAAAATTCAATAACCTTCAAAAATTTACCATCGGCCTTTTTTACATCGGGGGCGGATGTATTTTTTTGACCATGATACCATATAAACATGATGAGTTTGCACAATTTTTGATCATGGGCATCTTTATTTTAATATGGGTAAACGACACATTTGCCTATTTGGTCGGAAGAACTTTGGGCCGCTCAAAATTATTTCCTGCAGTTTCACCCAAAAAAACTATTGAAGGTTCTGTAGGAGGTCTTATTTTTGCACTGGTGGCCGCTTACTTTTTATCCTGGTACGAAACAAAGCTTTCTGTAACAGAGTGGATGGCAATGGCCTGTTTAATAGTGGTCGCAGGGAGTTTGGGCGATTTATTGGAATCAAAATTCAAACGAATGGCCGGGGTAAAGGATAGCGGAGCTATTTTACCCGGGCATGGCGGAATTTGGGATCGACTGGATAGCTTGGTGTTCGCTGCGCCTTTTGCTTATTTGATTTTAAATATATTCTCCTATGTTTCATAA
- a CDS encoding LUD domain-containing protein, whose product MGVFKKLFGGGKKVSKETAETRGDHMPDLKIPVDEKFTIYFKKNGGKFIYCEDFAEISEALKNIVSENDWQNHLFYSMDPRLETRFASENIDFTNNRNESEIFFTTCEHLVAHNGSILVCSNQIKEKKLNELPSNLVVFATTSQLVDSISEALKIIKERYQNNIPNNITTLKHFQATEENKDDFLSYGSASKNVYLLLLEDF is encoded by the coding sequence ATGGGAGTTTTTAAAAAACTATTCGGAGGAGGAAAAAAGGTTTCCAAGGAAACTGCGGAAACCCGTGGCGACCACATGCCCGATTTAAAAATTCCCGTAGATGAGAAATTTACCATCTACTTTAAAAAAAATGGAGGAAAATTTATTTACTGTGAAGACTTTGCCGAAATCTCCGAAGCTCTCAAAAATATTGTTTCCGAAAACGATTGGCAAAACCATCTTTTCTATTCTATGGATCCAAGATTGGAAACCCGTTTTGCTTCAGAAAATATAGATTTCACGAACAACCGTAACGAAAGTGAGATTTTCTTCACCACCTGTGAACACCTTGTTGCGCACAATGGTTCCATTTTGGTATGCTCCAATCAAATCAAGGAAAAAAAATTAAATGAACTCCCTTCCAATTTGGTGGTGTTCGCCACTACCAGTCAATTGGTGGATTCCATAAGCGAAGCACTTAAAATAATTAAAGAACGTTATCAAAATAATATTCCCAATAATATTACCACATTAAAGCACTTTCAAGCTACCGAGGAAAACAAAGATGACTTTCTTTCCTACGGAAGTGCCTCAAAAAATGTATATCTTTTACTCCTAGAAGATTTCTAA